One genomic region from Chthonomonas calidirosea T49 encodes:
- a CDS encoding class II fructose-bisphosphate aldolase, producing MIVPTKVLFEHAYGKYALGAYNINNLEQAMGLFRGCIESQAPFIIQISKGARSYTDKRMLEAIIRAADEIFPEALFAVHLDHGDEQTAYDCIESGFYSSVMIDASHHPFEENVEITRRVVEAAHRRGISVEAELGMLGGVEEDVKVDEKNACLTDPDEAYEFVKRTGCDSLACAIGTSHGAYKFSGSQTIRFDRLAEIQKRLPGFPLVMHGSSSVPQEEVDRINAAGGCIKGSKGVDPNQYLPAAKLGVCKINIDTDGRLVWTRVHREYFRDHPAEFDLRGPGKIFMAEYAKFIVSRNQLLGSAGQLEAARDHALSSLAVVR from the coding sequence ATGATCGTTCCCACCAAAGTGCTGTTTGAGCATGCCTACGGCAAATATGCCCTCGGCGCCTACAACATCAACAACCTCGAGCAGGCTATGGGGCTTTTCCGCGGCTGCATCGAATCGCAGGCTCCGTTCATCATCCAAATCAGCAAAGGGGCTCGCTCTTATACCGATAAGCGGATGCTCGAAGCCATTATTCGTGCGGCGGACGAGATATTCCCCGAAGCCCTCTTCGCCGTTCACCTCGATCATGGCGACGAACAGACGGCTTACGACTGCATCGAAAGCGGTTTCTACTCCTCGGTGATGATAGATGCTTCCCATCATCCTTTTGAAGAGAACGTGGAGATCACCCGACGGGTAGTGGAAGCTGCCCACCGCCGCGGTATCTCCGTGGAAGCGGAGCTAGGAATGCTGGGCGGGGTTGAAGAGGATGTGAAAGTAGATGAAAAGAACGCCTGCCTTACCGATCCCGATGAAGCCTATGAGTTCGTAAAGCGCACCGGCTGCGATTCCTTGGCCTGCGCTATCGGAACGAGCCACGGCGCCTACAAATTCTCCGGCTCCCAAACCATCCGTTTCGACCGACTTGCGGAAATTCAAAAGCGGCTTCCCGGCTTTCCCCTCGTCATGCATGGCTCCTCCTCGGTTCCGCAAGAGGAGGTAGACCGTATTAACGCAGCGGGCGGTTGCATTAAAGGGAGCAAAGGGGTAGACCCAAATCAGTATCTGCCCGCAGCGAAACTGGGTGTCTGTAAAATCAACATAGATACCGATGGGCGTTTGGTTTGGACGCGCGTGCACCGCGAGTATTTCCGAGACCATCCCGCCGAGTTCGACCTTCGCGGCCCCGGCAAAATCTTTATGGCGGAATATGCCAAATTCATTGTAAGCCGCAACCAGTTGCTTGGTTCAGCCGGACAGCTTGAGGCTGCACGGGATCACGCGCTTTCTAGTCTCGCGGTCGTGCGTTAA
- the hslU gene encoding ATP-dependent protease ATPase subunit HslU, whose protein sequence is MPDIVEDLTPAQIVEELDRYIVGQQKAKRAVAIALRNRYRRRLLPPELRDEVIPKNILMIGPTGVGKTEIARRLATLARAPFIKVEATKFTEVGYVGRDVDSMIRDLVQVAMRMVEAEKMAEVQEKAMERAVERIVDILQPLPSAKRRATKQAEDIAADVRRMFSEWFSGAQTGARSAPSPSTASPETSSETSSEEERDLKRIERIREVLRQQVASGARDNEMITIEVEESQGPPFMQIFSPQGMEEIDLQSALGKIMPRRHKQRQVTIAEAKQIFAQEEAQALVDREAVVREAIERTEQSGIIFVDEIDKIASTGRASQGGPDVSREGVQRDILPIIEGSTVNTKYGPVRTDHILFIAAGAFHVARPSDLIPELQGRLPIRVELESLNEEDYKRILTEPRNALVRQYKALMATEGITVEFTDDAIAEIAKMAAEVNRRSENIGARRLHTIMERVLEDISFRAPDLPEKQITIDAAYVRERLMDIVQNEDLSRYIL, encoded by the coding sequence ATGCCCGATATCGTGGAAGATTTAACCCCGGCACAGATCGTTGAGGAGCTTGACCGCTACATTGTTGGGCAGCAGAAGGCGAAACGCGCCGTGGCGATTGCGTTGCGTAACCGCTATCGTCGCCGCCTTCTCCCACCCGAGCTTCGGGATGAGGTCATTCCCAAAAACATTCTGATGATCGGCCCCACCGGGGTTGGGAAAACAGAGATCGCCCGCCGGCTCGCCACCCTAGCGCGCGCACCTTTCATTAAAGTGGAGGCCACCAAGTTTACCGAAGTGGGCTATGTAGGACGCGACGTCGACTCGATGATACGTGATCTGGTTCAGGTTGCGATGCGCATGGTGGAAGCGGAAAAGATGGCAGAGGTGCAGGAGAAGGCCATGGAGCGCGCCGTAGAGCGCATTGTGGACATCTTGCAACCCCTACCCAGCGCCAAGCGACGTGCCACCAAACAGGCAGAGGATATCGCTGCCGACGTGCGCCGCATGTTCAGCGAATGGTTCAGCGGTGCGCAAACCGGTGCCCGCTCCGCCCCATCCCCTTCTACCGCCTCACCGGAAACATCGTCGGAAACCTCCTCCGAAGAAGAGCGCGATCTAAAGCGAATCGAGCGCATTCGCGAGGTGCTGCGCCAACAGGTCGCCTCTGGCGCCCGCGATAACGAGATGATCACCATTGAGGTTGAGGAATCGCAAGGCCCTCCCTTCATGCAGATATTTTCCCCGCAGGGCATGGAGGAGATAGACCTCCAAAGCGCGCTTGGGAAGATCATGCCCCGACGCCACAAACAACGCCAAGTGACCATTGCCGAGGCGAAACAGATCTTCGCGCAAGAGGAGGCGCAGGCCTTAGTAGACCGAGAGGCCGTTGTGCGCGAAGCCATCGAGCGCACGGAGCAGAGCGGTATCATCTTTGTGGATGAGATAGATAAGATCGCCTCCACAGGGCGAGCTTCACAAGGCGGCCCGGATGTCTCGCGAGAAGGGGTGCAGCGAGATATTCTGCCCATTATAGAAGGCTCTACAGTCAACACAAAGTACGGCCCTGTGCGTACCGACCACATTCTCTTCATAGCCGCCGGAGCTTTCCATGTGGCGCGTCCCTCCGATCTCATCCCAGAGCTGCAAGGTCGTCTGCCCATTCGTGTTGAGCTAGAGAGCCTGAATGAGGAGGACTATAAGCGCATCCTAACGGAGCCACGGAACGCCCTTGTGCGCCAATACAAGGCCCTTATGGCCACCGAAGGCATCACCGTGGAGTTCACCGACGACGCCATTGCCGAGATCGCTAAAATGGCCGCCGAAGTGAATCGGCGCAGCGAAAACATTGGGGCGCGTCGCCTTCATACCATCATGGAGCGCGTTCTAGAAGATATCTCCTTCCGTGCACCCGACCTGCCAGAAAAACAGATCACCATTGATGCTGCGTATGTGCGCGAACGCCTTATGGACATCGTGCAAAACGAAGATCTCAGCCGTTACATTCTTTGA